In Nitrospirota bacterium, one DNA window encodes the following:
- a CDS encoding metallopeptidase family protein, producing MAFRVSRERFRELAEKALERLPEDYRKYFMNITIAVEDYPCREDAERLNLKRNRLLGLYSGVPHADKEGFFTIPYPLPDRIILYQRNIEDICSTEEELVEQIWKTLIHEVGHYFGLSEKDMRKYE from the coding sequence ATGGCTTTCAGGGTGAGCAGGGAGCGATTCAGAGAGCTTGCAGAAAAGGCTCTTGAAAGATTGCCTGAAGATTACAGAAAATATTTCATGAATATCACGATCGCCGTAGAGGATTATCCATGCAGGGAAGATGCAGAAAGATTAAACTTAAAGAGAAATCGCCTGCTCGGGCTCTACAGCGGAGTTCCCCATGCGGATAAGGAAGGGTTTTTTACCATTCCTTATCCCCTGCCTGACAGGATAATCCTTTATCAGAGGAATATCGAAGACATATGCTCAACGGAAGAGGAGCTTGTTGAACAGATTTGGAAGACACTCATCCACGAAGTCGGCCACTACTTCGGACTTTCAGAGAAGGATATGAGAAAATACGAATGA
- a CDS encoding CooT family nickel-binding protein translates to MCDVNVYILKDGTEELYFENVDTIKPAQGKIYLKNLFGEQKVLEGNIKEIALLKHRIVLEKK, encoded by the coding sequence ATGTGTGATGTAAACGTATATATACTGAAAGACGGCACGGAAGAACTTTACTTTGAGAATGTTGACACAATAAAACCTGCGCAGGGAAAGATATACCTTAAAAACCTGTTCGGCGAGCAAAAGGTGCTTGAAGGAAATATAAAAGAGATTGCGCTCTTAAAACACAGGATAGTTCTGGAGAAAAAATAA
- a CDS encoding MFS transporter, giving the protein MRSSPFILLCSTGLFAIFSSTISKSPVLPMFASHLGADPSGVGFIASVSAFTGIVASIPAGILSDRFGRKRMLIFSAMVFSTAPFLYLIASNIWQLAIIRFYHGLATAIFIPVSMAMVSDLFHTERGEKIGWFSTSTLAGRFMAPVIGGSIIGAMVFNPGLSYKTVYLVCGVSGIITMAFALRLPKTEKKQAGSMPLREALKSFREVITARGILITSAVEASILFAYGTFETFLPLYSINAGLSAYEIGIFLSAQVITLAFAKPVMGRFSDRHGRQPQIFGGAIIGAICIGSFAFFKTFFPLLILSILFGLSLSIVTSATSAFIADLSRKETHGSAMGILGSIMDIGHTTGPLFSGIVAYYLGYGVSFAGAALVLVTAAIVFRFSTVKQTG; this is encoded by the coding sequence ATGAGATCAAGCCCATTCATACTGCTCTGTTCCACAGGGCTTTTTGCCATATTCAGTTCAACAATATCCAAAAGTCCTGTACTGCCCATGTTTGCCTCTCACTTGGGCGCAGACCCATCAGGCGTTGGATTTATTGCCTCTGTTTCAGCATTCACAGGGATAGTTGCAAGCATTCCTGCCGGAATACTATCGGACAGGTTCGGGAGAAAAAGAATGCTCATCTTTTCGGCAATGGTATTTTCCACAGCGCCTTTCCTATATCTCATTGCTTCAAATATCTGGCAACTTGCAATAATAAGGTTTTATCACGGACTTGCGACAGCCATTTTTATCCCTGTTTCTATGGCAATGGTATCAGACCTTTTCCACACAGAAAGGGGAGAAAAAATAGGATGGTTCTCAACATCCACACTTGCAGGCAGGTTCATGGCGCCAGTAATAGGCGGCAGCATAATAGGTGCAATGGTGTTCAATCCGGGACTCAGCTATAAGACTGTCTATCTTGTTTGTGGAGTGTCGGGAATAATCACAATGGCATTTGCATTGAGACTCCCCAAAACAGAAAAGAAGCAGGCTGGCAGCATGCCGCTGAGAGAGGCGCTGAAGTCGTTCAGGGAGGTAATAACCGCAAGAGGCATTTTAATCACGAGCGCTGTCGAGGCGTCCATACTCTTCGCATACGGGACATTCGAGACATTCCTCCCTCTTTATTCGATAAATGCAGGTCTTAGCGCCTATGAGATAGGGATATTCCTTTCAGCACAGGTGATAACGCTTGCCTTCGCAAAACCCGTAATGGGAAGGTTTTCTGACAGGCACGGAAGGCAGCCCCAGATATTTGGCGGTGCGATAATCGGAGCAATCTGCATCGGGAGCTTTGCATTTTTTAAAACATTTTTCCCGCTTCTTATTCTAAGCATTCTCTTTGGTTTAAGCCTCTCAATAGTCACATCCGCCACATCCGCATTCATAGCAGACCTGAGCAGAAAAGAGACGCACGGCTCTGCGATGGGGATTCTCGGCTCAATAATGGACATAGGACACACAACCGGACCATTGTTTTCAGGCATTGTCGCTTATTATTTGGGCTATGGCGTGTCTTTTGCAGGAGCTGCGTTAGTGCTTGTGACAGCGGCTATCGTATTCCGTTTTTCTACAGTGAAACAGACCGGTTAA
- a CDS encoding glycine zipper family protein — MKKKKRMLMKIFCVILSSVFLISCATSYQAQPLPFKAPGSYPNAQNISGATVGAKAYTDADEAQEAFGFDIRGAGMLPVQVVFDNQGKHSLEINSSQTFLEDNEGNLWPILAGNIAYERATKYVQTKEVFKEGAYHGFLGAIAGAAIGAAIGIVTGQDVAKMTGRGAALGTAGGVVVGGAKGYDAKEARQSIISDLKQKSLQSKPIEPSTMAYGIIFFPGEAKSVKQVRMQIVEKDTGAAHVLIMKF; from the coding sequence ATGAAAAAGAAAAAAAGAATGCTGATGAAAATTTTTTGTGTGATTCTCTCTTCTGTTTTTTTGATTTCCTGCGCCACAAGCTATCAGGCTCAGCCGCTGCCGTTCAAGGCGCCCGGCAGCTATCCGAATGCCCAGAATATCTCAGGCGCTACGGTTGGGGCAAAGGCTTATACGGATGCTGATGAGGCTCAGGAAGCATTTGGTTTTGATATCCGCGGCGCCGGCATGCTGCCTGTTCAGGTTGTGTTTGACAATCAGGGGAAACACTCGCTTGAGATAAATTCATCGCAGACATTTCTTGAGGACAATGAAGGCAACCTCTGGCCCATTCTTGCCGGCAATATCGCATACGAGCGTGCAACGAAATATGTCCAGACCAAAGAGGTCTTTAAGGAAGGAGCTTACCATGGTTTCCTTGGCGCTATTGCAGGAGCAGCAATCGGCGCAGCAATAGGCATTGTGACAGGACAGGATGTGGCTAAGATGACAGGCAGAGGCGCAGCTTTAGGCACAGCAGGCGGAGTTGTTGTTGGCGGAGCAAAAGGATATGATGCAAAAGAGGCGCGTCAGAGTATTATTAGTGATTTAAAGCAGAAGTCGCTTCAATCTAAGCCGATAGAACCAAGCACCATGGCATACGGCATTATCTTCTTTCCGGGTGAGGCAAAGTCTGTAAAGCAGGTCAGGATGCAGATAGTTGAAAAAGATACAGGGGCTGCGCATGTTTTGATAATGAAATTTTAG
- a CDS encoding cysteine--tRNA ligase, with translation MGLWGDIRQDFKAVFEKDPAAKNSLEVMFAYPGFHAILLHRINHILWNLSIPVIPRFLSHIVRLFTGIEIHPAAKIGPGLFIDHGMGVVIGETTEIGENVLLYQGVTLGGTGKEKGKRHPTLGNNVTVGAGAKILGAIEIGNNVVIGANSVILKSIPDNSICVGVPGRITKKKVVRMTTEEGLVEFYDYFPDPVSEKLKELESHVEGLSHRIVSLEKEERVAAEPKQGGRMRIYNTLTAEKEDFVPLTEGSVDMYVCGVTVYDNCHIGHARSAIVFDVIQRYLRYKGFNVRFIRNFTDIDDKIINRAKKEGIPWNEVARKYTEEFYSDMDSLGVARADIEPKATEHIKEMIEIVKGLIDKGYAYERDGSVYFEVNKFTEYGKLSKRDKEDMMAGARVEVDERKKDPMDFALWKASKEGEPFWESPWGKGRPGWHIECTAMSMKHLAESFDIHGGGADLIFPHHENEIAQSEAFTGKPFVRYWMHNGFITIDKEKMSKSIGNFFTIKEVLDKYDAEAIRFFLLSTHYRSPIEFSDELLKEAEVSIDRYYTTLTRIADFISREDSGGKTSPPEKTFEDVVNSFKGKFLTAMDDDFNTALAVGNIFELIREANRFLDTKPSGQKAKELVTRAMGLLKEAGSVLNIFRKTPDEWQAALIRTKKIPLAEKDILNRITSREEARQKKDWAAADAIRKELDEKGIILEDKKDGTAWKIKVG, from the coding sequence ATGGGCTTATGGGGAGATATAAGGCAAGATTTTAAGGCTGTTTTCGAGAAAGACCCCGCTGCAAAAAACAGCCTTGAGGTGATGTTCGCCTATCCGGGTTTCCACGCAATACTCCTTCACAGGATAAACCATATCCTCTGGAACCTCAGCATCCCTGTAATCCCGCGATTTCTCTCACACATAGTAAGACTTTTCACGGGCATTGAGATACATCCTGCGGCAAAGATAGGCCCCGGACTTTTCATTGACCACGGCATGGGTGTTGTGATAGGAGAGACAACAGAAATCGGGGAAAACGTTCTGCTGTATCAGGGTGTGACATTAGGCGGCACAGGAAAAGAAAAAGGCAAAAGGCATCCGACTCTCGGCAATAATGTCACGGTCGGAGCTGGCGCAAAGATACTCGGCGCGATAGAGATAGGAAACAATGTTGTTATAGGAGCAAATTCAGTGATACTAAAATCCATCCCTGACAATTCAATCTGTGTTGGAGTGCCGGGCAGGATAACAAAGAAAAAGGTTGTGAGGATGACCACGGAAGAAGGCCTTGTGGAATTCTATGATTATTTCCCTGACCCTGTCTCTGAAAAATTAAAAGAACTGGAATCCCATGTGGAAGGGCTTTCTCATAGAATAGTGTCTCTGGAGAAAGAAGAAAGAGTTGCCGCTGAACCAAAACAAGGAGGAAGGATGCGGATTTATAACACGCTGACTGCTGAAAAAGAGGACTTTGTTCCTTTAACTGAAGGCAGTGTGGATATGTATGTATGCGGCGTCACTGTGTATGACAACTGCCATATAGGACATGCGAGAAGCGCCATAGTCTTTGACGTTATCCAGAGATACCTGAGATACAAAGGCTTTAACGTCAGGTTCATCAGGAACTTCACGGACATTGACGACAAGATAATCAACAGGGCAAAGAAAGAGGGAATTCCGTGGAATGAGGTTGCAAGGAAATATACGGAAGAATTTTACAGCGACATGGACAGCCTCGGAGTCGCGCGCGCTGACATAGAGCCCAAGGCTACAGAGCATATAAAAGAGATGATAGAGATTGTAAAGGGGCTTATAGATAAAGGATATGCCTACGAGAGGGACGGAAGCGTTTATTTTGAGGTGAATAAATTTACTGAATACGGAAAGCTCTCAAAGAGAGACAAGGAAGATATGATGGCTGGCGCAAGGGTTGAGGTGGATGAAAGAAAAAAAGACCCGATGGACTTTGCGCTCTGGAAGGCGTCAAAGGAAGGCGAGCCTTTCTGGGAAAGCCCGTGGGGAAAGGGAAGGCCCGGATGGCACATAGAGTGCACTGCAATGTCAATGAAGCATCTTGCTGAGAGCTTTGACATTCACGGCGGAGGCGCGGACTTGATATTCCCGCATCATGAAAACGAGATTGCCCAGTCAGAGGCATTTACAGGCAAGCCATTTGTCAGATACTGGATGCACAACGGCTTTATCACAATTGACAAGGAGAAGATGTCAAAGTCCATCGGGAACTTCTTTACGATAAAAGAAGTCCTTGATAAATATGATGCCGAGGCGATAAGGTTCTTCCTGCTCTCAACTCATTACAGAAGCCCGATAGAATTCTCTGACGAACTGCTTAAAGAGGCAGAGGTTTCAATTGACAGGTATTATACGACACTGACAAGGATTGCTGATTTTATCTCAAGAGAAGACTCAGGAGGCAAGACTTCTCCTCCGGAAAAAACATTTGAAGATGTAGTCAATTCATTCAAGGGAAAATTCCTGACTGCGATGGATGACGATTTCAATACCGCCCTTGCAGTTGGCAATATCTTTGAACTCATAAGAGAGGCAAACAGATTCCTTGACACCAAGCCGTCGGGTCAAAAGGCGAAAGAGCTTGTTACGAGGGCAATGGGGCTTCTAAAAGAGGCAGGCAGTGTTCTGAACATCTTCAGAAAGACCCCTGATGAATGGCAAGCTGCATTGATAAGGACAAAGAAGATCCCTCTGGCAGAAAAAGATATTCTGAACAGGATAACATCAAGGGAAGAGGCGAGACAGAAAAAGGACTGGGCAGCGGCAGACGCAATAAGAAAGGAACTTGATGAGAAGGGAATAATACTTGAGGACAAGAAAGACGGGACAGCTTGGAAGATTAAGGTTGGGTAA
- a CDS encoding DUF4337 domain-containing protein: MAEEKKEKWLNYLALTTVIFAVCATLSTFRGGGFSTKSVLAQSQASDQWAYYQAKSIKGYLYELQKERFELELKSSGARIPKAVASDYEKRIEAYSKKIKKYDEEKTKIEKDARDLETVRDETQKHSKAFGVAVIFLQIAILLSSIAALMKKKVLWILGMIVGSLGLVYFVNGFFLFIK, encoded by the coding sequence ATGGCAGAAGAGAAAAAAGAAAAATGGCTGAATTATCTTGCGCTCACGACTGTAATATTTGCGGTATGCGCGACTCTCTCAACTTTCAGGGGCGGCGGATTTTCAACCAAATCGGTTCTTGCGCAATCTCAGGCATCAGACCAATGGGCTTATTATCAGGCAAAAAGCATTAAGGGCTATCTCTATGAATTGCAGAAAGAAAGATTCGAGCTTGAGCTTAAATCATCGGGCGCAAGGATTCCGAAAGCGGTTGCGAGTGATTACGAAAAGAGGATAGAGGCTTATTCCAAGAAGATAAAAAAATATGATGAGGAAAAGACAAAGATAGAAAAAGACGCGAGAGACCTTGAAACAGTAAGAGACGAAACACAGAAACACTCCAAGGCATTCGGCGTTGCAGTGATATTCCTTCAGATAGCAATACTTCTGTCATCAATTGCAGCATTGATGAAGAAGAAGGTTCTCTGGATTTTGGGCATGATTGTAGGGAGCCTCGGGCTTGTTTATTTTGTTAACGGCTTCTTCCTGTTTATAAAATAA
- a CDS encoding HDIG domain-containing protein, whose translation MDYKIQDSDIDVLRKAGVSEDDIKHCIKVAEKALEIAGRAKANVDMELIGRGALFHDLGKAKTHEIEHGKIGAEMGRKLGLPQAITDIMEKHIRGGLTEEETRELGLPVKDYTLKALEERIVIYADRLVDIITDGIVEIKSESEAETRFEDILKTYPKYGKSEKTMRRYLGYHLEIQGLMKQEVVE comes from the coding sequence ATGGACTATAAAATTCAGGATTCGGATATAGATGTTCTCAGAAAGGCAGGGGTTTCTGAAGATGATATAAAACACTGCATAAAAGTCGCAGAAAAAGCCCTTGAGATTGCAGGACGCGCTAAAGCAAATGTAGACATGGAACTCATAGGCAGAGGCGCGCTTTTTCACGACTTAGGCAAGGCAAAGACGCATGAGATTGAACACGGGAAAATCGGAGCTGAAATGGGGAGAAAGTTGGGATTGCCGCAAGCCATAACAGATATTATGGAGAAGCATATCAGAGGCGGGCTTACAGAGGAAGAGACAAGGGAACTGGGACTACCTGTAAAAGACTATACCTTGAAAGCGCTTGAAGAAAGGATAGTCATTTATGCGGACAGGCTCGTAGATATAATCACTGACGGGATTGTTGAAATTAAATCAGAATCAGAGGCAGAAACAAGATTCGAGGACATACTGAAAACATATCCAAAATACGGGAAGAGCGAAAAGACCATGAGGCGGTATCTTGGATACCATTTAGAGATTCAGGGATTAATGAAACAAGAAGTGGTGGAATAA
- the mnmA gene encoding tRNA 2-thiouridine(34) synthase MnmA: MPKVIVGMSGGVDSSVTAYLLKEKGYEVEGLSFILFEARGRTDATTCCSLQAIEDASKTASAIGIPHSSVDVRNDFIEKVIEPFVDSYTKGLTPNPCILCNRHIKFSYLLKEADKRGAEFIATGHYARVVQNSATSGGSPRRELRVQSSELLDSSLVICQSSLLKGIDPKKDQSYFLYVLRQEELKRILFPLGDYKKEDVRKLANNLGLPSARRPESQEICFIGDRNYFKFIDNISQFTCGPGPVMNMNGKILGEHKGIYHYTIGQRKGLGISSPHPLYVVKIDAVKNIVYVGSQEHAKIKEFGVSELNWLTPPNPPLSKGGQGGVFCATVKIRSMMKPEPAAIHLSENADTVKVIFDKPQWAPAPGQSAVFYDGDIVIGGGVITKVELNRSLS, translated from the coding sequence ATGCCAAAGGTAATTGTCGGGATGAGCGGAGGGGTTGATTCTTCTGTAACCGCATATCTCCTCAAAGAGAAGGGATACGAGGTTGAAGGACTGAGTTTTATACTCTTTGAGGCGAGGGGGAGGACAGATGCTACAACCTGCTGCTCTTTGCAGGCGATAGAAGACGCTTCAAAAACAGCATCTGCCATTGGAATCCCTCACAGTTCAGTTGATGTCAGGAATGATTTTATAGAGAAAGTCATTGAACCGTTTGTCGATTCATATACAAAAGGGTTAACTCCTAATCCGTGCATATTATGCAACAGGCACATAAAATTCTCCTATCTTCTGAAAGAGGCGGATAAGAGAGGCGCTGAATTCATCGCAACAGGACATTATGCGAGAGTAGTGCAAAATTCAGCCACCTCAGGCGGCTCGCCGAGGCGAGAGTTAAGAGTTCAGAGTTCGGAGTTACTTGACTCGTCACTCGTCATTTGTCAGTCGTCACTGTTAAAAGGCATTGACCCAAAGAAAGACCAGTCGTATTTCCTCTATGTCTTAAGGCAGGAAGAGCTTAAGAGAATTCTATTCCCTCTTGGAGATTATAAAAAAGAAGACGTAAGAAAACTTGCAAACAATCTCGGTCTTCCTTCTGCCCGGAGGCCTGAAAGTCAGGAAATATGTTTTATAGGAGATAGGAATTATTTTAAGTTTATTGACAATATCTCTCAGTTCACATGCGGTCCTGGGCCTGTTATGAACATGAACGGAAAAATACTTGGAGAGCATAAAGGGATATATCATTACACAATCGGCCAGAGGAAGGGGCTCGGCATTTCTTCCCCCCATCCTTTATATGTCGTGAAGATCGATGCTGTTAAAAATATAGTCTATGTCGGCTCTCAGGAACATGCAAAGATAAAGGAGTTTGGAGTCAGCGAATTAAACTGGCTCACCCCCCCAAATCCCCCCCTTAGTAAGGGGGGGCAAGGGGGGGTGTTCTGTGCCACCGTAAAAATCCGCTCTATGATGAAGCCTGAGCCCGCGGCAATACATCTAAGCGAAAATGCGGATACAGTTAAGGTTATCTTTGATAAACCTCAGTGGGCTCCTGCACCGGGGCAGAGCGCAGTCTTTTATGACGGAGACATTGTCATCGGAGGAGGAGTAATTACAAAAGTTGAACTGAACAGATCGCTCAGTTGA
- a CDS encoding M28 family peptidase — translation MDILETNLKSHVKHLSEDIGTRTYQETEKLNKAADFIEEKFRSYKCNVERQSFKAEDKTYYNIEAEIKGTSDKDKIIVIGAHYDTIIGTPGADDNASGVAGILELARLASEKPLPYTIRLVAFALEEPPFFRTKNMGSYVYAESLKKEGLKIEGMVSLEMIGYFCDKDGCQYYPLPFFRWFYPKKGNFLSFVGDIGSRKFTQKIKKAFQKSSSFPVQSINTISLVPGIDFSDHMSFWKFGYDAFMITDTAFYRNPHYHAHSDTAEKLDYKKMAEFIEGLYKALGSFMTDK, via the coding sequence ATGGATATTTTAGAGACAAATCTTAAATCCCACGTAAAACACCTCTCAGAGGATATAGGCACAAGAACTTATCAGGAGACAGAAAAACTCAACAAGGCCGCTGATTTTATAGAAGAGAAATTCCGCTCTTACAAGTGCAATGTAGAGAGGCAGTCATTCAAGGCTGAAGACAAGACCTACTACAACATAGAGGCAGAGATCAAAGGCACGTCCGATAAAGATAAAATCATTGTCATAGGAGCGCATTACGATACCATAATCGGCACTCCGGGCGCTGATGACAATGCAAGCGGAGTTGCAGGGATTCTTGAGCTTGCGCGTCTTGCTTCTGAAAAGCCACTGCCCTACACAATCCGCCTTGTTGCTTTCGCGTTGGAAGAGCCTCCGTTTTTCAGGACAAAGAATATGGGAAGTTATGTTTACGCAGAAAGCCTTAAGAAAGAGGGGTTAAAGATTGAGGGGATGGTATCTCTTGAGATGATAGGGTATTTCTGCGATAAAGACGGATGCCAGTATTATCCACTTCCATTTTTTAGATGGTTTTACCCTAAGAAGGGAAACTTTCTTTCATTTGTCGGGGACATCGGCTCAAGGAAGTTCACACAGAAAATAAAAAAGGCATTCCAAAAATCATCGTCTTTTCCCGTGCAATCCATCAACACCATATCTCTTGTCCCGGGAATTGATTTCTCAGACCATATGTCATTCTGGAAATTCGGCTATGATGCGTTCATGATTACAGACACGGCATTCTACAGAAATCCTCATTACCACGCCCACAGCGACACGGCAGAAAAACTTGACTATAAAAAGATGGCGGAATTTATAGAGGGGCTTTATAAGGCGCTTGGGAGCTTCATGACGGATAAATAA
- a CDS encoding NifU family protein: protein MLDKTKIQEVLDRVRPFLQRDGGDVQLVDVTEDNTVKVKLTGACGSCPMSTMTLKGGIEAELKKSIPEVKAVEAF, encoded by the coding sequence ATGCTTGACAAGACAAAGATACAGGAAGTGCTTGACAGGGTGAGGCCTTTTCTTCAGCGTGACGGCGGAGATGTGCAGCTTGTGGATGTAACAGAGGACAACACCGTAAAGGTCAAACTCACGGGCGCATGCGGCAGCTGCCCTATGTCAACAATGACACTTAAAGGCGGAATCGAAGCGGAACTGAAAAAGAGCATCCCTGAAGTAAAAGCTGTAGAGGCATTTTAA
- a CDS encoding metallophosphoesterase, whose protein sequence is MLRKINLIIILLLLSAGVSFAVSDKPFTHLNPAALIQPSTGEFTFAVFGDFRPSRRDRPYSEAFLKMLDEMNMISPSFILSVGDAYYGYGGSFQRFKNEIDYFLSRIKSLDTPFFNVIGNHEAGGALERENYIKDRFRNLYGSFDYGNSHFILLDTDEAGREGTIQGEQLKWLEKDIEANKNAENIFVLMHRPLFSALDGELNKGKSFKDKSNRDNLHRLFKKYGVRAVFAGHEHLFSETVKDGIKYFITGGGGSPLDQSPSKGGFFHYLIVKVKDRDMVIDVIAPYNLHVRNISGNDGFEQKAEIEVSNTSHTDIYIRNLALKMPRADADKYKAKAFSISSRGQTKEHQAKISGLKDNGDGTVTVNIETHLQKNELVRIVLETDI, encoded by the coding sequence TTGTTAAGAAAAATTAATCTTATCATCATCCTTTTGCTCCTTTCAGCAGGCGTATCTTTTGCTGTAAGCGATAAGCCTTTTACTCATCTTAATCCGGCAGCGCTTATACAGCCGTCAACCGGAGAATTTACTTTTGCTGTATTCGGAGATTTCAGGCCCTCACGCAGGGACAGGCCGTATTCGGAGGCATTTTTGAAAATGCTTGATGAGATGAACATGATTTCACCTTCTTTCATTTTAAGCGTCGGAGATGCATATTACGGATACGGAGGGTCTTTTCAGAGATTTAAAAATGAGATTGATTATTTCCTGAGCAGGATAAAATCACTGGACACCCCGTTCTTTAATGTTATCGGCAACCATGAGGCCGGCGGCGCCCTTGAGAGAGAAAATTATATAAAAGATCGCTTCAGAAATCTTTACGGCTCTTTTGACTACGGTAATTCTCATTTCATCCTGCTCGATACGGATGAGGCAGGCAGGGAAGGAACTATACAGGGAGAGCAGTTAAAGTGGCTGGAAAAAGACATTGAGGCAAACAAGAATGCAGAAAATATATTTGTTCTTATGCACAGGCCGCTTTTCTCTGCGCTTGACGGTGAACTGAATAAGGGTAAGTCTTTCAAGGATAAGTCAAACAGGGATAATCTCCACAGACTTTTCAAAAAATACGGAGTAAGAGCAGTTTTTGCGGGGCATGAGCATCTATTCAGCGAGACAGTGAAAGACGGGATAAAATACTTCATCACCGGCGGAGGCGGCTCGCCATTGGATCAATCGCCGTCAAAGGGCGGATTCTTTCATTATTTAATTGTCAAAGTTAAGGATAGAGATATGGTTATTGATGTGATAGCGCCTTATAATCTGCATGTACGGAATATCTCAGGCAATGACGGTTTTGAGCAGAAAGCTGAGATAGAGGTTTCAAATACATCACATACAGACATTTATATAAGAAATCTTGCTTTAAAGATGCCGCGCGCAGATGCGGATAAATATAAGGCCAAGGCATTCAGCATATCAAGCAGAGGGCAAACGAAAGAGCATCAGGCAAAAATCAGCGGGCTTAAGGATAACGGAGACGGGACCGTGACAGTGAACATTGAAACTCATCTGCAAAAAAATGAGCTTGTCAGGATTGTTCTTGAGACAGATATATAA